In Helianthus annuus cultivar XRQ/B chromosome 9, HanXRQr2.0-SUNRISE, whole genome shotgun sequence, the following are encoded in one genomic region:
- the LOC110875302 gene encoding uncharacterized protein LOC110875302, whose protein sequence is MFASSGIGSLLLDGGITAHSRFVIPIDINKNSICSIEPNTELGDLIKRATLIIWDEAPMTHKHCFEALDRTMREISRSSQPNMQSNPFGGKVILFGGDFRQTLPVIPKGTRTMIVNASLNSSYIWRHCKVLKLSENIRLRVGCQEADLKEIKEFGEWILKLGDGLLGEENDGEIDIEIPNDLLIHDQVNPISSLISYIYPNMNKFLWDLTYFQQRAILAPTNEVVDSINKDLLDSLPGEEKVYFSSDSLCQSEKESELNMALFPLDVLNNLRLSGLPNHKLVLKVGAPVMLLRNIDQENGLCNGTRLQITKLRKVVIEAKIITRTNIGHHTLISRLKMTPLDIR, encoded by the coding sequence ATGTTTGCATCCAGTGGAATTGGTTCACTTTTGCTAGATGGTGGTATAACTGCTCATTCAAGGTTTGTAATTCCAATCGACATTAACAAGAATTCAATATGTTCGATAGAGCCTAATACTGAGTTAGGTGATTTAATTAAAAGAGCAACATTGATTATTTGGGATGAAGCACCTATGACTCACAAGCATTGTTTTGAGGCTCTGGATAGAACAATGAGAGAAATATCACGTTCCAGTCAACCGAACATGCAATCGAATCCGTTTGGGGGAAAGGTCATTCTATTTGGTGGTGATTTTAGACAAACTCTTCCGGTCATCCCTAAAGGTACCAGAACAATGATAGTCAATGCTTCTTTGAATTCTTCTTATATATGGCGGCACTGTAAAGTACTAAAGCTATCTGAGAATATAAGATTAAGAGTTGGTTGTCAGGAAGCAGATTTGAAAGAAATAAAGGAATTTGGAGAATGGATTTTAAAGCTTGGTGATGGTCTGCTTGGTGAAGAAAATGATGGTGAGATTGATATTGAAATACCAAATGATTTACTTATTCATGACCAAGTCAATCCTATTTCTTCTCTCATTTCATATATATATCCGAACATGAATAAGTTTTTGTGGGATTTAACGTATTTCCAACAAAGAGCGATTCTTGCTCCAACTAATGAAGTGGTGGATTCAATAAATAAAGACTTGTTAGATAGTCTGCCTGGTGAAGAAAAGGTTTATTTTAGTTCAGATAGTTTATGCCAATCGGAGAAAGAATCAGAGCTTAATATGGCATTGTTTCCTCTTGATGTGTTAAACAATCTTCGTTTATCTGGTTTACCTAATCATAAATTAGTACTGAAAGTTGGTGCTCCGGTGATGTTACTCAGAAACATTGATCAGGAAAATGGATTGTGTAATGGTACACGTTTACAAATCACGAAGCTCAGAAAAGTTGTGATTGAAGCAAAAATCATCACAAGGACTAATATAggtcatcatactttgatttcaagACTGAAGATGACACCTTTAGATATTAGATAA